One window of Canis lupus baileyi chromosome 21, mCanLup2.hap1, whole genome shotgun sequence genomic DNA carries:
- the LOC140613445 gene encoding olfactory receptor 9I1-like produces the protein MAKNNLTTVAEFILMGFTDYHMWEITLFLMFLIFYIVTLLGNVGMIILIQVDVQLHTPMYFFLSHLALLDACYASVITPQILGTLATGKTVISFGQCATQFFFFTICAGTECFLLSVMAYDRCVAISNPLLYTVVMNPRICWGLVVGAYVCGVSGAILRTTCTFTLSFCDYNQINFFFCDVPPLLKLACSDTTSTEIVIVFFGNFVILANALVILISYLLIIKAILKVKSPGGKVKTFSTCASHLTAVALFFGTLIFMYLRSSSNTSLEEDKVVSVFYTVFIPMLNPLIYSLRNKDVKAAFRKVTGRFQVSQSV, from the coding sequence ATGGCCAAGAATAATCTCACCACAGTAGCAGAGTTCATTCTCATGGGCTTTACGGACTACCACATGTGGGAGATTACCCTCTTCCTGatgtttctcattttctatatTGTCACCCTTCTGGGGAACGTGGGAATGATCATTCTGATCCAAGTGGATGTCCAactccacacccccatgtacttcttcctgagCCATCTCGCCCTGCTGGATGCCTGCTATGCCTCAGTGATCACCCCTCAGATCCTGGGCACACTGGCCACAGGCAAGACAGTCATCTCCTTTGGCCAGTGTGCTACACAGTTCTTTTTCTTCACCATCTGTGCAGGCACAGAGTGTTTCCTGCTGTCagtgatggcctatgaccgctgTGTCGCTATTAGCAACCCACTGCTCTACACTGTGGTCATGAATCCCAGAATCTGCTGGGGTTTGGTGGTTGGAGCTTACGTCTGTGGGGTGTCAGGAGCCATCTTGCGTACCACATGCAccttcaccctctccttctgtgaCTACAATCAAATCAACTTCTTCTTCTGTGATGTCCCACCCCTGTTGAAGCTAGCCTGCAGTGACACAACAAGCACGGAGATTGTCATTGTCTTCTTTGGCAACTTTGTGATCTTGGCCAATGCCTTGGTCATTCTGATATCCTATCTGCTCATCATCAAGGCCATTCTGAAGGTGAAGTCTCCAGGTGGCAAGGTCAAGACTTTCTCCACATGTGCCTCCCACCTCACTGCTGTGGCCCTTTTCTTTGGGACTCTCATCTTCATGTATCTGCGGAGTAGCTCCAACACGTCCCTGGAGGAAGACAAGGTCGTGTCTGTCTTCTACACTGTGTTCATTCCCATGCTAAACCCTCTGATCTATAGCCTAAGAAACAAAGATGTGAAAGCAGCCTTCAGAAAGGTCACTGGTAGATTCCAGGTGTCCCAGAGTGTGTAG